A region of the Apium graveolens cultivar Ventura chromosome 6, ASM990537v1, whole genome shotgun sequence genome:
CTCCTCATAGTGGGCTTAATCTTGATAGTTTTCTTCAGATCCAAGACCAATCAGATATATATGTTCTGGGGTATGTCCTCTCCTTTTTCTGGGTCCCCCCTTCTTCCAATTTTTCCTCCCTGTTTTGTAGTTCTCTTTTTCTATATTTAAACATCTACTATTAAAGAGAACAATCCATAAGTatgaaaaattatataatatttcaATTATGCATGAGCTTGTGTCATGCAAATTGACTTAGAATGTTTGATTGTACTTCATTGGTTTTAGCCTTTCTTGCATACTGATGTTTAATCTCATCTTTTTGCTCTTAGTTTCCAGGAAATTGTCCCGCTAAATGCTGGAAATGTGCTGGCTATAGAAGATAATGGGTCCGCAGCAAAATGGCTGTCTCTAATTTCCCAATCACTGAATAAAACTCCAGATGATCATGCAACTCATAACACACATACCACTTTCAAGTCAAAGCCTTCAAAATTGGGAAGTATAAAGCCAATCACAGTAAATGGCGCTTCAATGTTCTCTCAGAAAATTTCGCTTAGAACAGCCAGTAGAATATACATGGCAGAGCGCAGGAGAAGGATTAAGAGCTGCAACTGCATGCCTGAATCAGAGAGAAAGTATACCAAAGATTCATGTTTCAAATGCCAGCAATCAAATTTTGATTATAATGATTTTTCATCAGAAGAGGATGAGGGGTCAAGTGGGGTCGTAACTCCAGAATTGACTACTCTCGGTAGTACTAATCAGATGCGATATAGCCTCATAAAAAGCAAGCAAATGGTGGGAATATTTGTGACAATCTGGGTTAAAAGGGAGCTTGTCCAACACATAAGCCATTTAAGAGCTTCCTGCATTAGTCGTGGTATTTTGGGATACCTAGGAAACAAGGTTTGCTCATAGCATGATTTCCAAACTGATAAATTTATGAATTTTGGTAGACTGTCCTAATGTTGATTATGTTTCAGGGGTGTATCTCTGTGAGTATGTCCATCCTACAGACAAGTTTCTGTTTTGTTTGTAGTCATTTGGCATCAGGAGAGAAAGAAGGAGATGAACTTAGAAGAAACTCAGATGTTATAGAGATAATCAAGAATACCCAATTTCCAAAAATCTGTAGATTACCTAATTCTAGGATGCCTGAGAAAATTTTAGAACATGAGTAAGCACACTTATCACGATTTTGCAGACCTTGG
Encoded here:
- the LOC141668453 gene encoding type I inositol polyphosphate 5-phosphatase 10-like isoform X3, whose product is MHSLYATWNVGGKSPHSGLNLDSFLQIQDQSDIYVLGFQEIVPLNAGNVLAIEDNGSAAKWLSLISQSLNKTPDDHATHNTHTTFKSKPSKLGSIKPITVNGASMFSQKISLRTASRIYMAERRRRIKSCNCMPESERKYTKDSCFKCQQSNFDYNDFSSEEDEGSSGVVTPELTTLGSTNQMRYSLIKSKQMVGIFVTIWVKRELVQHISHLRASCISRGILGYLGNKGCISVSMSILQTSFCFVCSHLASGEKEGDELRRNSDVIEIIKNTQFPKICRLPNSRMPEKILEHDRVIWLGDLNYRIALSYSDTRKLLEGNNWDALLGKDQLKIEREAGRVFKGWKEGKIYFAPTYKYSYDSDTYAGETIKSKGKRRTPAWCDRILWHGNGIYQKSYTRWESRFSDHRPVCATFLVNINAIEGKEHGRR
- the LOC141668453 gene encoding type I inositol polyphosphate 5-phosphatase 10-like isoform X1 — protein: MTHKYEEFKKSFIHKIFSANASNGGKTIKDILDSSDIHTESVFERSICESLGRSMAISHDAQSLRVFAATWNVGGKSPHSGLNLDSFLQIQDQSDIYVLGFQEIVPLNAGNVLAIEDNGSAAKWLSLISQSLNKTPDDHATHNTHTTFKSKPSKLGSIKPITVNGASMFSQKISLRTASRIYMAERRRRIKSCNCMPESERKYTKDSCFKCQQSNFDYNDFSSEEDEGSSGVVTPELTTLGSTNQMRYSLIKSKQMVGIFVTIWVKRELVQHISHLRASCISRGILGYLGNKGCISVSMSILQTSFCFVCSHLASGEKEGDELRRNSDVIEIIKNTQFPKICRLPNSRMPEKILEHDRVIWLGDLNYRIALSYSDTRKLLEGNNWDALLGKDQLKIEREAGRVFKGWKEGKIYFAPTYKYSYDSDTYAGETIKSKGKRRTPAWCDRILWHGNGIYQKSYTRWESRFSDHRPVCATFLVNINAIEGKEHGRR
- the LOC141668453 gene encoding type I inositol polyphosphate 5-phosphatase 10-like isoform X2 translates to MAISHDAQSLRVFAATWNVGGKSPHSGLNLDSFLQIQDQSDIYVLGFQEIVPLNAGNVLAIEDNGSAAKWLSLISQSLNKTPDDHATHNTHTTFKSKPSKLGSIKPITVNGASMFSQKISLRTASRIYMAERRRRIKSCNCMPESERKYTKDSCFKCQQSNFDYNDFSSEEDEGSSGVVTPELTTLGSTNQMRYSLIKSKQMVGIFVTIWVKRELVQHISHLRASCISRGILGYLGNKGCISVSMSILQTSFCFVCSHLASGEKEGDELRRNSDVIEIIKNTQFPKICRLPNSRMPEKILEHDRVIWLGDLNYRIALSYSDTRKLLEGNNWDALLGKDQLKIEREAGRVFKGWKEGKIYFAPTYKYSYDSDTYAGETIKSKGKRRTPAWCDRILWHGNGIYQKSYTRWESRFSDHRPVCATFLVNINAIEGKEHGRR